One region of Deinococcus planocerae genomic DNA includes:
- the recG gene encoding ATP-dependent DNA helicase RecG, whose amino-acid sequence MATVAEMRERLRRPLAAELASGCADRVVSGGVERLLASPLASPFPVVREALRGYAGLDVVRREQALKTALASLGGQEKERAAPRPPVRQAIPTAAPGERLPIDAEIARLDTGPGGARKLQSLGLHALRDVLHAYPHRHEDRRALPDLSEVEEGQKVTVEGRVVSKARRTPRPNLLVFDVTLETPAGGKVRASWFNQPWVERHLKEGSRLVLTGRVKKFGRSVQLGVEHLETVEDAQGSLSTGRIVGVYDSKDGISQEFLRRAAHRALQAAPLDDYLPAHWRQKYGLTDLADALWGIHFPTDEAHLERATNRLRFDEYLFLELRVLLQGEDAVLLGKRFQATGEDIARFETALPFSFTNAQRRVLLEITDDMRSERQMARLVQGDVGSGKTAVAACALYLAVRDGYQGALMAPTEILARQHYANLVGYLSKLDVRVGLLIGAMTPKQKLEMQTRIAEGDVDVVVGTQALIQENVRFDNLGLAVVDEEHRFGVMQRRKLLAGRPDVLVMSATPIPRSLALTAYGDLELSIIDELPPGRTPVETKLIQDTHRQQAYGFVMRQIREGRQAFVVTALIEENENLEALAATQLADDLKVILPEARIDLLHGKMSAAEKEDVMDRFRAGEFDVLVSTTVIEVGVDVPNATVMVIENAERFGLSQLHQLRGRVGRGSAQSYCVLIAGEHSKKTRQRLKIIEGSTDGFVIAEADLKLRGPGEIRGTRQSGIPDLRLGDLASDVEIIERARELAKHILAHDPRLEHPRLQYLRSELQNRSQSVAFREVI is encoded by the coding sequence ATGGCGACGGTCGCGGAGATGCGGGAGAGGCTGAGGCGTCCGCTCGCGGCGGAACTCGCCTCGGGCTGCGCCGACCGGGTGGTCTCGGGCGGGGTGGAGCGGCTGCTCGCCTCCCCGCTGGCGAGCCCCTTCCCCGTCGTGCGCGAGGCGCTGCGCGGGTACGCGGGGCTGGACGTGGTTCGGCGGGAGCAGGCGCTGAAAACGGCGCTGGCATCACTCGGCGGGCAGGAGAAGGAGAGGGCGGCCCCGCGTCCCCCCGTGAGGCAGGCCATCCCGACGGCGGCGCCCGGCGAGCGGCTGCCCATCGACGCCGAGATCGCGCGGCTGGACACCGGCCCCGGCGGCGCCCGCAAGCTCCAGTCCCTCGGCCTCCACGCCCTGCGTGACGTGCTGCACGCCTACCCGCACCGCCACGAGGACCGCCGCGCCCTGCCCGACCTGTCGGAGGTCGAGGAGGGGCAGAAGGTGACGGTCGAGGGGCGGGTGGTGTCGAAGGCACGGAGAACACCGAGACCGAATCTGCTCGTCTTCGACGTGACGCTGGAGACACCTGCGGGCGGGAAGGTGCGGGCGAGCTGGTTCAACCAGCCGTGGGTGGAGCGGCATCTAAAAGAGGGCTCACGGCTGGTGCTGACGGGCCGGGTGAAGAAGTTCGGTCGCTCCGTGCAGCTCGGCGTCGAGCACCTGGAGACGGTGGAGGACGCGCAGGGAAGCCTGAGCACCGGGCGGATCGTGGGCGTGTACGACTCCAAGGACGGCATCTCACAGGAGTTCCTGCGGCGGGCGGCGCACCGCGCCCTGCAAGCGGCCCCGCTCGACGACTACCTGCCCGCCCACTGGCGGCAGAAGTACGGCCTGACCGACCTCGCCGACGCGCTGTGGGGCATCCACTTCCCGACCGACGAGGCGCACCTGGAGCGGGCGACGAACCGGCTGCGCTTCGACGAGTACCTGTTTCTGGAACTCCGCGTGCTGCTTCAGGGGGAAGACGCCGTGCTCCTCGGCAAGCGGTTCCAGGCGACGGGCGAGGACATCGCGCGTTTCGAGACGGCCCTCCCCTTCTCGTTCACGAATGCCCAGCGGCGGGTGCTGCTGGAGATCACGGACGACATGCGGAGTGAAAGGCAGATGGCGCGGCTGGTGCAGGGGGACGTGGGGAGCGGGAAGACGGCGGTGGCGGCGTGTGCCCTCTACCTCGCGGTGCGGGACGGGTATCAGGGGGCGCTGATGGCCCCGACCGAGATTCTGGCGCGGCAGCACTACGCGAATCTGGTCGGCTACCTGAGCAAGCTCGACGTGCGGGTGGGCCTGCTGATCGGCGCGATGACCCCGAAGCAGAAGCTGGAGATGCAGACGCGCATCGCCGAGGGGGACGTGGACGTGGTGGTGGGCACCCAGGCGCTGATCCAGGAGAACGTGCGCTTCGACAACCTGGGCTTGGCCGTGGTGGACGAGGAGCACCGCTTCGGGGTGATGCAGCGGCGCAAGTTGCTCGCCGGGCGCCCGGACGTGCTCGTGATGTCCGCGACGCCGATTCCGCGCAGCCTCGCCCTCACGGCGTATGGGGACCTCGAACTCTCCATCATCGACGAGCTGCCGCCTGGCCGCACGCCGGTCGAGACGAAGCTGATCCAGGATACCCACCGTCAGCAAGCGTACGGCTTCGTGATGCGGCAGATTCGGGAGGGGCGGCAGGCGTTCGTGGTCACCGCCCTGATTGAGGAGAACGAGAACCTGGAGGCGCTGGCGGCGACGCAACTCGCGGACGACCTCAAGGTGATCTTGCCGGAGGCGCGCATCGACCTGTTGCACGGCAAGATGAGTGCCGCCGAGAAGGAGGACGTGATGGACCGCTTCCGGGCGGGCGAGTTCGACGTGCTGGTGTCCACCACCGTGATCGAGGTGGGGGTGGATGTGCCCAACGCGACGGTGATGGTGATCGAGAACGCCGAGCGGTTCGGGCTCTCGCAGCTTCACCAGCTCCGGGGGCGGGTGGGACGCGGCAGCGCACAGAGCTACTGCGTGTTGATCGCGGGGGAGCACTCCAAGAAGACCCGCCAGCGCCTCAAGATCATCGAGGGCTCGACGGACGGCTTTGTCATCGCGGAGGCGGACCTCAAGCTGCGTGGCCCCGGCGAGATTCGCGGCACCCGGCAGAGCGGCATCCCCGACCTGCGGCTGGGCGACCTCGCCAGCGACGTGGAGATCATCGAGCGGGCGCGCGAACTCGCCAAGCACATCCTGGCGCATGACCCCAGGCTGGAGCATCCCCGCCTCCAGTACCTGCGGAGTGAGTTGCAAAACAGGAGCCAGAGCGTCGCCTTCCGCGAGGTGATCTGA
- a CDS encoding gamma-glutamyltransferase family protein — MTFQPDSPTVRRPVYARRGMVATSQPLAAQAGLSVLQAGGNAVDAAVATAAALTVVEPTSNGIGGDLFALVWAGGELHGLNASGAAPAALSLDVLGGGEMPRHGWTPVTVPGAVRGWADLHARFGRLPFEQVLAPAVSYARDGYPLSPVLAANWARAIQIYGRLNLPVMEEWFRVFAPDGFAPAPGQLWRSEGHARTLESIAASHGATFYEGKLAERMDAHARATGGLLRASDLAAHRSEWVTPIHARYGDHLVHEIPPNGQGIAALIALNVLNGVDLPDRREDPDGLHLQIEAMKRGFHDAHTYVGDPRHVPVDVERLLGSENTAAHRAFLGDVAHDPATRAPSTGGTVYLAAADGEGGMVSLIQSNYMGFGSGVVVPGTGIALHNRGHNFHLDPAHPNALAPGKRPYHTIIPGFLSRADGTPVGPFGVMGGFMQPQGHLQTVLNMVRYGMNPQQALDAPRWQWLQGRAVEVEHALGADLARALAARGHDVRVQLEAGSFGRGQIIRRDPVTGVLEGGTESRTDGHAAVW, encoded by the coding sequence ATGACCTTCCAGCCCGACTCCCCCACCGTCCGCCGCCCCGTCTACGCCCGCCGAGGGATGGTGGCGACCTCGCAACCCCTCGCGGCGCAGGCGGGCCTGAGCGTCCTCCAGGCCGGGGGCAACGCCGTGGACGCCGCCGTCGCCACCGCCGCCGCCCTGACGGTGGTCGAGCCGACGAGCAACGGCATCGGCGGAGACCTCTTCGCGCTGGTGTGGGCGGGGGGCGAGCTGCACGGCCTGAACGCCAGCGGCGCCGCGCCCGCCGCCCTCTCCCTGGACGTGCTCGGGGGAGGGGAGATGCCCCGTCACGGCTGGACCCCCGTTACCGTCCCCGGCGCGGTGCGCGGCTGGGCCGACCTCCACGCCCGCTTCGGACGGCTGCCCTTCGAACAGGTGCTCGCCCCCGCCGTCTCGTACGCGCGCGACGGCTACCCCCTCTCGCCCGTCCTCGCCGCGAACTGGGCGCGGGCGATCCAGATCTACGGGCGGCTGAACCTCCCCGTCATGGAGGAGTGGTTCCGCGTCTTCGCCCCGGACGGCTTCGCCCCCGCCCCCGGCCAACTGTGGCGCAGCGAGGGCCACGCCCGGACCCTGGAAAGCATCGCCGCCTCTCACGGCGCGACTTTCTACGAGGGCAAACTCGCCGAACGTATGGACGCCCACGCCCGCGCGACCGGCGGGCTACTGCGGGCCTCCGACCTCGCCGCCCACCGCTCCGAGTGGGTCACGCCCATCCACGCCCGCTACGGCGACCACCTCGTCCACGAGATTCCGCCCAACGGCCAGGGCATCGCGGCGCTGATCGCCCTCAACGTGCTGAATGGCGTGGACCTCCCCGACCGGCGTGAGGACCCCGACGGGCTCCACCTCCAGATCGAGGCGATGAAGCGCGGGTTCCACGACGCCCACACCTACGTGGGTGATCCCCGTCACGTCCCCGTCGATGTGGAGCGCCTTCTCGGCTCCGAGAACACCGCCGCCCACCGCGCCTTCCTCGGCGACGTGGCCCACGACCCCGCCACCCGCGCGCCGAGTACGGGCGGGACTGTCTACCTCGCCGCCGCCGATGGGGAGGGCGGCATGGTGAGCCTGATTCAGAGCAACTACATGGGCTTCGGAAGCGGCGTGGTCGTGCCCGGCACCGGGATCGCCCTGCACAACCGCGGCCACAACTTTCACCTCGACCCCGCGCACCCCAACGCCCTCGCGCCGGGCAAGCGGCCCTACCACACCATCATTCCCGGCTTCCTGTCGCGGGCGGACGGCACCCCGGTCGGCCCCTTCGGCGTGATGGGCGGCTTCATGCAGCCCCAGGGCCACCTCCAGACTGTGCTGAACATGGTCCGCTACGGCATGAACCCCCAGCAGGCCCTCGACGCGCCGCGCTGGCAGTGGCTTCAAGGCAGGGCGGTGGAGGTCGAACACGCCCTCGGCGCCGACCTGGCCCGCGCCCTCGCCGCCCGCGGCCACGACGTGCGGGTGCAGCTTGAGGCGGGCTCCTTCGGGCGGGGCCAGATCATCCGCCGCGACCCCGTGACCGGCGTGCTGGAGGGCGGCACCGAGAGCCGGACGGACGGGCACGCTGCGGTCTGGTAA
- a CDS encoding SDR family oxidoreductase encodes MTRGMDGKTVLVTGATNGIGLVTARELARMGARVVIVGRNPEKTAGVVAEVGAAGTLIADLSELAQVRQAAAEFREREGRLDVLVNNAGALYSQRQETREGIETTWALNHLAPFLLTRALLPLLRQSPGARVVTVSSEAHRFGRIRFDDPEFRRGYSGWGAYGQSKLANALFARELARREPGIQSNALHPGMVRSGFGQNNTGQSQLLWRVFNLFAISPEQGARTSIRLASDPTITVSGRYFAKEREARPAPQALDDGAALRLWELSEEDVGGAGAP; translated from the coding sequence ATGACGCGGGGCATGGACGGAAAGACGGTGCTCGTCACGGGCGCGACAAACGGCATCGGGCTGGTGACGGCGCGGGAGCTGGCGCGCATGGGCGCGCGGGTGGTCATCGTGGGCCGCAACCCAGAGAAGACGGCGGGGGTGGTGGCGGAGGTGGGCGCGGCGGGAACCCTGATCGCCGACCTCTCCGAACTCGCGCAGGTGAGACAGGCCGCCGCCGAGTTCCGGGAGCGGGAAGGACGGCTCGACGTGCTCGTGAACAACGCGGGGGCCCTTTACAGCCAGCGGCAGGAGACGCGCGAGGGGATCGAGACGACCTGGGCCCTCAACCACCTCGCGCCCTTCTTACTGACGCGGGCACTGCTGCCCCTGTTGCGGCAGAGTCCGGGAGCGCGGGTGGTGACGGTTTCCTCGGAGGCGCACCGCTTCGGGCGAATCCGGTTCGACGACCCGGAGTTCCGGCGCGGCTACAGCGGGTGGGGAGCGTACGGGCAGAGCAAGCTGGCGAACGCCCTGTTCGCGCGGGAACTCGCCCGGCGTGAGCCCGGCATACAAAGCAACGCCCTGCATCCCGGCATGGTGAGAAGCGGGTTCGGGCAGAACAACACGGGCCAGAGCCAACTGCTGTGGCGGGTCTTCAACCTCTTCGCCATCTCCCCCGAGCAGGGCGCCCGGACGAGCATCCGCCTCGCCAGCGACCCTACCATCACCGTGAGCGGGCGCTACTTCGCCAAGGAGCGGGAGGCCCGCCCCGCCCCGCAGGCCCTCGACGACGGGGCGGCGCTGCGGCTGTGGGAGCTGAGCGAGGAGGACGTGGGGGGCGCTGGGGCGCCGTAA
- a CDS encoding tetratricopeptide repeat protein: MTDSAPSSTPSVAAPPDWAAFARAGEWRRSLAAARVTGAPPELTGALDSVVRVQEAVRARRLPQARRAWAGLEEALGDLPARGLGGEGALLGTLVSPRALGEALTSLEALGRGTGGETEPDALRERLAPALAHPLTRAEAMNALGVLHALREEPQEARARFEEAQVADAGHYRALTNLGNLDLEAGRPAEAEARYREVLRLNPDYEGAHHNLGVALRRQGRMHESVGSIRRAQRLSVRRSQEDTREEMREGLRTSARLRTVRLVLLALAVLVLFLVVRGAVG; encoded by the coding sequence ATGACGGACTCCGCCCCCTCCTCCACCCCGTCCGTGGCCGCCCCGCCGGACTGGGCGGCCTTCGCGCGCGCGGGCGAGTGGCGCCGCTCTCTGGCCGCCGCGCGGGTGACGGGCGCCCCCCCCGAGCTGACCGGGGCGCTCGACAGCGTGGTGCGCGTGCAGGAGGCGGTGCGCGCCCGGCGCCTGCCCCAGGCCCGCCGCGCCTGGGCCGGGCTGGAGGAGGCGCTCGGCGACCTTCCCGCGCGGGGGCTGGGCGGCGAGGGGGCGCTGCTGGGCACGCTCGTCTCGCCCCGGGCCCTCGGCGAGGCGCTGACGAGCCTGGAGGCGCTGGGACGCGGCACGGGCGGCGAGACCGAGCCGGACGCGCTGCGGGAGCGGCTGGCCCCGGCGCTCGCCCATCCGCTGACCCGGGCGGAGGCCATGAACGCGCTGGGGGTGCTGCACGCCCTGCGGGAGGAGCCGCAGGAGGCGCGGGCCCGCTTCGAGGAGGCGCAGGTCGCCGACGCCGGGCACTACCGGGCGCTCACCAACCTGGGGAACCTCGACCTGGAGGCGGGGCGCCCGGCGGAGGCCGAGGCGCGCTACCGCGAGGTGCTGCGGCTGAATCCCGACTACGAGGGGGCGCACCACAACCTCGGGGTGGCCCTGAGGCGCCAGGGCCGGATGCACGAGTCGGTGGGCTCAATCCGCCGCGCCCAGCGCCTGAGCGTGCGTAGATCGCAAGAAGACACCCGCGAGGAGATGCGCGAGGGCTTGCGCACGAGCGCGCGGCTGCGGACCGTCCGGCTGGTGCTGCTCGCGCTGGCGGTGCTCGTCCTCTTCCTCGTCGTGCGCGGGGCGGTGGGCTAG
- the cax gene encoding calcium/proton exchanger, with protein sequence MKWLNALLIFLPVAVFLEVTGGSPTLIFLSAALAIVPLAGIMGEATEQLAVRTGSTVGGLLNATFGNATELIIAFFALSAGKLEVVKASIVGSILGNLLLVMGAAVFLGGLKYKEQRFNLKSAGTISSLLVISVLALMIPTVFDLTARAVAPELVTALDVNLSDATAVVLILVYVGYIYFTLVSHRDILSTADDEGAHDEEGGPLWSVPRAVITLAGATVAVAFMSEFLVGTLEAATESLGLTEFFVGLILIPIIGNAAEHAAAVMFALRNKMDLSMTISLGSTVQVALLVAPLLVLAGLIVGQPMNLVVTPLELVAIFGAVIIANSVVRDGETNWLEGLLLLSVYLILGFAVFFYPVA encoded by the coding sequence ATGAAGTGGCTCAACGCCTTGCTGATCTTCCTGCCGGTCGCGGTCTTTCTGGAGGTCACGGGCGGGAGCCCCACCCTGATCTTTCTCAGCGCGGCCCTCGCCATCGTGCCCCTCGCGGGCATCATGGGCGAGGCGACCGAGCAGCTCGCGGTGCGGACGGGCAGCACGGTGGGCGGGCTCCTGAACGCCACCTTCGGCAACGCGACCGAGCTGATCATCGCCTTTTTCGCGCTCAGCGCGGGCAAGCTGGAGGTCGTCAAGGCGAGCATCGTGGGCTCGATCCTGGGGAACCTCCTGCTCGTCATGGGGGCCGCCGTCTTCCTGGGCGGGCTGAAGTACAAGGAGCAGCGCTTCAACCTCAAGTCGGCGGGCACGATCTCCAGCCTGCTCGTGATCAGCGTGCTCGCGCTGATGATCCCCACCGTCTTCGACCTCACGGCGCGCGCGGTGGCCCCCGAGCTGGTGACGGCCCTCGACGTGAATCTCAGCGACGCCACCGCCGTCGTCCTGATTCTCGTCTACGTCGGCTACATCTACTTCACCCTGGTTAGCCACCGCGACATCCTCTCCACCGCCGACGACGAGGGGGCCCACGACGAGGAGGGCGGTCCCCTCTGGAGCGTGCCGCGCGCCGTGATCACCCTCGCCGGGGCCACCGTCGCCGTCGCCTTCATGTCCGAGTTCCTGGTGGGCACGCTGGAGGCCGCCACCGAGTCGCTCGGCCTCACCGAGTTCTTCGTGGGCCTGATCCTGATTCCGATTATCGGCAACGCCGCCGAGCACGCCGCCGCCGTCATGTTCGCCCTGAGAAACAAGATGGACCTCTCCATGACCATCAGCCTGGGCTCGACCGTGCAGGTCGCCCTGCTCGTCGCGCCGCTGCTCGTCCTCGCCGGGCTGATCGTCGGGCAGCCCATGAACCTCGTCGTGACGCCCCTGGAACTCGTCGCCATCTTCGGCGCCGTGATCATCGCCAACAGCGTCGTGCGGGACGGGGAGACGAACTGGCTGGAGGGCCTGCTGCTGCTGAGCGTGTACCTGATCCTGGGCTTCGCGGTGTTCTTCTACCCGGTGGCGTGA
- a CDS encoding carbohydrate kinase family protein codes for MKFFVIGDVTVDHLYHLDQLPAPGQEVSPTRATMEPGGAGGTISVTLARLGHTVTLAARVGQDPFAEYALARVRESGVLQTAIQQDPEHLTSTITVMQTPDGQRAMISHGAANRQLDPARLKKKDVEAADGLIISAYSLTEGPQREYALRAIEIARTAKKPVPVFVDLGTGAVNRAGTRLMADVIGADYLTLNQHELLALTGTTSISAALARLGEAGARRVIVKVGRMGSIVWSPEETELVDAVPPEGQVVDSTGAGDTFTATFAHAALTGLPLPQAARAANAAGALAATRVGAQARPITPADLERALGR; via the coding sequence GTGAAGTTCTTCGTCATCGGCGACGTGACCGTCGACCACCTCTACCACCTCGACCAACTGCCCGCCCCCGGCCAGGAGGTCTCGCCCACCCGCGCCACGATGGAACCCGGCGGGGCGGGCGGCACGATCTCCGTGACCCTGGCCCGCCTCGGCCACACCGTCACCCTCGCCGCCCGGGTGGGCCAAGACCCCTTCGCCGAGTACGCCCTGGCGCGGGTGCGCGAAAGCGGCGTCTTGCAAACGGCGATCCAGCAGGACCCCGAACACCTGACGAGCACGATCACCGTGATGCAGACCCCCGACGGCCAGCGCGCGATGATCAGCCACGGCGCCGCCAACCGCCAGCTCGACCCCGCGCGGCTCAAGAAAAAGGACGTCGAGGCCGCCGACGGCCTGATCATCAGCGCCTACAGCCTGACCGAAGGGCCGCAGCGCGAGTACGCCCTCAGGGCCATCGAGATCGCGCGCACGGCCAAGAAGCCCGTCCCCGTCTTCGTCGACCTCGGCACGGGCGCCGTGAACCGGGCGGGCACCCGCCTGATGGCCGACGTGATCGGCGCGGACTACCTCACCCTCAACCAGCACGAACTCCTCGCCCTGACCGGCACCACGAGCATCAGCGCCGCGCTCGCCCGGCTCGGCGAGGCCGGAGCGCGCCGGGTGATCGTCAAGGTGGGCCGCATGGGCTCCATCGTCTGGTCCCCCGAGGAGACCGAACTCGTCGACGCCGTGCCGCCCGAGGGGCAGGTCGTCGATTCGACCGGCGCGGGCGACACCTTCACCGCCACTTTCGCGCACGCCGCCCTGACGGGGCTGCCCCTTCCTCAAGCCGCCCGCGCCGCGAACGCCGCCGGGGCCCTCGCCGCCACCCGCGTGGGCGCCCAGGCCCGGCCCATCACCCCCGCCGACCTCGAACGGGCGCTGGGCCGCTAG
- a CDS encoding NAD(P)H-hydrate dehydratase encodes MPAFVLSPAGVRAVDARLEGAGLLDLAMEEAGRAVADAVHARFPAARALLLAGGGANGGDALVAARHLAALGHPVHVLAAPASHPLTRLNWGRLGAFGVEPGPLTPEEVGRAARGAEVVVDGLLGTGFVPPLRPALAEVVRAVNAARGEGAVVVAIDLPSGLDAARADVPETAVQADLTVTLTGYKTALLFGAAAHRAGEVVLAPLRLPAGWVRAEALATQPTDAEVAALLPVRHTDAHKGTAGRVWVVGGSPGTVGAAALAGLGALRAGAGLVTVYSAAEVPLVTPELMVRRHAGLGEWLGEVSERPDAVCLGMGLGPGAAALARQVLAWELPTVLDADALQPELAGAGHDRCVWTPHPGEAARLLGTGTGEVTADPLTAAHALQERYGGVVVLKGGPSVVAHAGGLSVSRGGHPGMASAGMGDTLSGIVAALLGQGLGARDAAVAGVRLHARAGERAGGRHGYGLSATDVSFEVGGAWLDLARAGGRARFRTSAPGGEW; translated from the coding sequence GTGCCTGCCTTCGTGCTGTCCCCCGCGGGCGTGCGGGCGGTGGACGCGCGGCTGGAGGGGGCGGGCCTGCTCGACCTCGCGATGGAGGAGGCGGGGCGGGCGGTGGCGGACGCGGTGCACGCGCGTTTCCCGGCGGCGCGGGCGCTGCTCCTCGCGGGGGGCGGGGCGAACGGCGGGGACGCCCTCGTCGCGGCGCGGCACCTGGCGGCGCTGGGGCACCCGGTCCACGTTCTCGCCGCGCCCGCCTCGCACCCGTTGACGAGGCTGAACTGGGGAAGGCTCGGGGCCTTCGGTGTCGAACCGGGGCCGCTCACGCCGGAGGAGGTGGGGCGGGCCGCGCGGGGGGCAGAGGTGGTCGTGGACGGCCTGCTGGGGACGGGCTTCGTGCCGCCCCTGCGCCCCGCCCTCGCGGAGGTCGTGAGGGCCGTGAACGCGGCGCGGGGGGAGGGCGCGGTCGTGGTCGCCATCGACCTGCCGAGCGGCCTGGACGCGGCCCGGGCGGACGTGCCGGAAACTGCCGTCCAGGCCGACCTCACCGTCACGCTGACCGGGTACAAGACCGCGCTGCTCTTCGGCGCCGCCGCGCACCGGGCGGGCGAGGTCGTGCTCGCGCCGCTGCGTCTTCCCGCCGGCTGGGTGCGGGCGGAGGCGCTCGCCACGCAGCCGACCGACGCGGAGGTCGCCGCCCTTTTGCCGGTGCGGCACACCGACGCCCACAAGGGCACGGCGGGGCGGGTGTGGGTGGTCGGGGGGTCTCCGGGCACGGTGGGGGCGGCGGCGCTGGCGGGGCTGGGGGCGCTGCGGGCGGGGGCGGGGCTCGTCACCGTGTACTCGGCGGCGGAGGTGCCCCTGGTCACGCCGGAGCTGATGGTGCGGCGGCACGCGGGGCTGGGGGAGTGGCTCGGCGAGGTGTCGGAACGGCCCGACGCCGTGTGCCTGGGCATGGGACTGGGACCAGGCGCGGCGGCGCTCGCCCGCCAGGTCCTCGCCTGGGAGCTTCCCACCGTCCTCGACGCGGACGCCCTCCAGCCCGAGCTGGCGGGGGCCGGGCACGACCGCTGCGTCTGGACGCCGCACCCCGGCGAGGCCGCCCGACTGCTGGGGACGGGCACGGGGGAGGTGACCGCCGATCCACTCACGGCGGCCCACGCGCTGCAAGAGCGGTATGGGGGCGTGGTCGTCCTCAAGGGCGGGCCCAGCGTGGTCGCGCACGCGGGCGGATTGAGCGTGAGCCGGGGCGGGCACCCGGGGATGGCGAGCGCGGGGATGGGCGACACCTTGTCGGGGATCGTCGCCGCGCTGCTGGGGCAGGGACTGGGAGCGCGGGACGCGGCGGTGGCCGGGGTGCGGCTGCACGCGCGGGCGGGGGAGCGGGCGGGCGGGCGGCACGGGTACGGCCTGAGTGCGACGGACGTGAGCTTCGAGGTGGGGGGCGCGTGGCTCGACCTGGCGCGGGCGGGGGGGCGTGCGAGGTTCCGCACGTCGGCGCCGGGCGGGGAGTGGTAG
- a CDS encoding DUF4388 domain-containing protein: protein MQGLLSDLPLMGVLELVNATRQTGVLDVQSEVPYTVAFVGGEIVGGGILDWLGVDAIQSSPLLPVEGTFEFTPRGVTGSPLSPYGHFAADWARASDEWEQVCAVIGSPSRVFRGVLPPYIGPAGRSVRDAAEGTGRPLFETAQRVAAGVREGRVEPTGDFAWSSLRLQAGRADGRSPVAAALDGRRNLGELVAGGFDVREVRGYLLTQIRAGLRFPGSGWVLRDLIWEQQHLA, encoded by the coding sequence ATGCAGGGCCTCCTCTCCGACCTGCCCCTGATGGGGGTGCTGGAACTCGTCAACGCGACCCGCCAGACGGGCGTTCTCGACGTTCAATCGGAGGTGCCCTACACGGTGGCCTTCGTGGGGGGCGAGATCGTGGGGGGCGGCATCCTCGACTGGCTGGGGGTGGACGCCATCCAGTCGAGCCCGCTGCTGCCCGTGGAGGGGACCTTCGAATTCACCCCGCGCGGGGTGACGGGCTCGCCCCTAAGCCCCTACGGCCACTTCGCCGCCGACTGGGCGCGGGCCTCGGATGAGTGGGAGCAGGTCTGCGCGGTGATCGGCAGCCCCAGCCGGGTCTTCCGGGGGGTCTTGCCTCCCTACATCGGCCCCGCCGGGCGCAGCGTGCGCGACGCCGCCGAGGGCACGGGCCGTCCCCTCTTCGAGACGGCGCAGCGGGTCGCCGCCGGGGTGCGCGAGGGCCGGGTGGAGCCCACCGGGGACTTCGCGTGGTCGAGCCTGCGCCTCCAGGCGGGGCGGGCAGACGGGCGCTCCCCGGTCGCCGCCGCGCTCGACGGTCGGCGCAACCTCGGCGAACTCGTCGCCGGTGGCTTTGACGTGCGGGAGGTGCGGGGATACCTCCTCACCCAGATTCGCGCCGGGCTGAGGTTCCCGGGCAGCGGCTGGGTGCTGCGCGACCTGATCTGGGAACAGCAGCATCTGGCCTGA
- the rsmA gene encoding 16S rRNA (adenine(1518)-N(6)/adenine(1519)-N(6))-dimethyltransferase RsmA, giving the protein MTQPDLPPTPPDVTSGAPLYSPARVRELLTRHGLRPTKSLGQNFLIDGNILRLIADAGGAAPGVPVLEVGPGLGVLTREIASRGAHVTALEKDERLRPVLAETLTGLGVNVVWGDALDFDYAGLAPGTRVIANLPYYITGVLLSRFMHAPGIVSATVLVQKEVGGRLAARPGDDAYGFLSALAALHGTVRHVRDVPRGAFLPAPDVTSSVLRLDFDRTRPLPDPAFLKFVEAALHHRRKTLRNNLRLTGLDGTAIDAALAGVGLRPDVRGEDVPLAELRALAARLGVVR; this is encoded by the coding sequence GTGACCCAGCCCGACCTGCCCCCCACTCCCCCCGACGTGACGAGCGGCGCCCCGCTCTACTCCCCCGCCCGGGTGCGCGAGCTGCTGACCCGCCACGGCCTGCGCCCCACCAAGAGCCTCGGCCAGAATTTTTTGATCGACGGCAACATCCTGCGGCTTATCGCCGACGCGGGCGGCGCCGCCCCGGGCGTGCCCGTGCTGGAGGTCGGCCCCGGCCTCGGCGTCCTGACCCGCGAGATCGCCTCGCGCGGGGCGCACGTCACGGCGCTGGAGAAAGACGAACGCCTGCGGCCCGTCCTCGCCGAGACCCTGACCGGACTCGGCGTGAACGTGGTCTGGGGCGACGCCCTCGACTTCGACTACGCGGGCCTCGCCCCCGGCACCCGGGTGATCGCCAACCTGCCCTACTACATCACCGGGGTGCTGCTGTCGCGCTTTATGCACGCGCCCGGCATCGTCTCCGCCACCGTCCTCGTGCAAAAAGAAGTCGGAGGGCGCCTCGCCGCCCGGCCCGGCGACGACGCCTACGGCTTCCTGAGCGCGCTCGCCGCCCTGCACGGCACGGTGCGGCACGTGCGGGACGTGCCCAGGGGGGCCTTCCTCCCCGCCCCCGACGTGACGAGCAGTGTGCTCCGGCTCGACTTCGACCGCACCCGCCCGCTGCCCGACCCGGCCTTCCTGAAGTTCGTGGAGGCGGCCCTGCACCACCGCCGCAAGACGCTGCGCAACAACCTGCGCCTGACCGGGCTCGACGGGACGGCCATCGACGCGGCGCTGGCGGGAGTGGGCCTGCGCCCGGACGTGCGCGGCGAGGACGTGCCGCTGGCGGAGCTGCGCGCCCTCGCCGCGCGGCTGGGCGTGGTACGGTAG